A window of the Thunnus albacares chromosome 15, fThuAlb1.1, whole genome shotgun sequence genome harbors these coding sequences:
- the LOC122998636 gene encoding S100P-binding protein-like — MESDFTGKEVVGNAHAKRNMDKKAPSKITVFSRLNTDKCEHLKPLSVYSRMITCDQKSSLHHERKFPDPFINFKIEVVNNCVKKRKLDDSSPEYSCETPAKRSYSPNTLSPDLGCFMEYCSPLARQESVSPLAISESALLDKTQSIRSETKETVSSRLNSEHVECGSTTEPGGDEGTLPNTLKYEGILLNLGPAFDFDVDDIMCLSPVGTSSAGGFSDRSESGKNPSSNTFQNEPLSIPSVAEGQELGRGDGDVMEGREELKKDVHLNVQDEEEDKGYFSMSYLKDCKRVNPQLSPATSSPMLRIGEVKVAEDDCHPESSAESGCHTQAVLHGPHVSFTVSDLCPTVSGLPSEPVISPVEALEGDVEEAWTIGPPMFESSVCHNVTVKLDAGSEQSRQVSEEVQGGVIEPLHKCQTTLSGEETTLDTSYETTLPLQVQVKSVVVAPNQLTSSSKPVASALPDQNTKPAKPSPNKNRVSQTAKCSARSLRPVIFKREADWEHEKSLYVSSVTRHMNERSSAAPDVMTELLKLMTDVADQTPGAMGKQWQHPSDLTRRNYQRRFGNMVPKMSLHEWQAKNCTAHKRFAKVPKIFERSPFP, encoded by the exons ATGGAGAGTGACTTCACTGGGAAGGAGGTTGTGGGCAATGCACATGCAAAAAGAA ACATGGATAAAAAAGCACCCTCGAAGATCACTGTTTTTAGTAGGCTTAATACAGATAAATGCGAGCACCTGAAACCTCTCTCTGTATATTCAAGGATGATCACTTGTGATCAAAAGTCCAGTCTGCATCATGAGAGGAAGTTTCCTGATCCATTTATTAACTTTAAAATTGAGGTAGTGAACAATTGTGTGAAAAAACGGAAATTAGATGATTCCAGTCCAGAATATAGCTGTGAGACTCCAGCAAAGAGGTCTTACAGTCCAAACACTCTGTCCCCAGACCTCGGATGTTTCATGGAATACTGCAGCCCTCTTGCAAGACAGGAATCAGTGTCCCCTTTAGCCATCTCTGAGTCTGCATTGTTAGATAAAACACAATCAATCAGGAGTGAAACAAAAGAAACTGTGAGTTCTCGGCTAAACTCAGAGCACGTGGAATGTGGGTCCACAACAGAGCCAGGGGGTGATGAGGGGACTTTACCAAACACTTTAAAGTATGAGGGGATCCTCTTAAATCTCGGACCTGCCTTTGACTTTGATGTCGATGACATCATGTGTCTCAGTCCAGTAGGCACTTCCTCTGCTGGAGGATTTTCTGACCGTTCAGAGAGTGGCAAAAATCCAAGTAGCAACACTTTCCAAAATGAGCCACTCTCAATCCCCTCTGTGGCTGAGGGACAAGAGTTGGGTAGAGGAGATGGGGACGTGATGGAGGGACGAGAGGagttaaaaaaagatgttcaTCTGAATGTGcaagatgaggaagaggataAGGGTTATTTCTCAATGTCCTACCTAAAGGACTGTAAAAGAGTAAACCCCCAGCTGTCACCAGCTACCTCTAGCCCCATGCTAAGGATAGGTGAGGTCAAGGTGGCAGAGGATGACTGTCATCCTGAAAGTTCAGCTGAGTCAGGTTGTCACACACAAGCTGTGCTGCATGGCCCGCACGTTTCTTTCACAGTGAGCGATTTGTGTCCCACTGTGAGTGGGCTGCCGTCGGAGCCAGTGATTTCTCCTGTAGAGGCTTTAGAAGGGGACGTTGAAGAGGCATGGACTATCGGTCCGCCCATGTTTGAATCATCTGTGTGCCAcaatgtcacagtgaagttggaTGCTGGTAGTGAGCAGAGTAGACAGGTGTCGGAGGAGGTGCAGGGAGGTGTGATAGAGCCTCTCCATAAGTGCCAGACCACACTGAGTGGAGAGGAAACCACTCTGGACACCAGTTACGAAACTACATTACCACTCCAAGTACAG GTGAAATCAGTCGTGGTGGCTCCCAATCAGCTCACCTCCAGCAGTAAACCAGTTGCATCTGCTCTGCCAGACCAGAACACAAAGCCTGCCAAGCCAAGcccaaataaaaacagagtttccCAGACTGCCAAATGTAGTGCCAGGAGTCTAAG GCCTGTGATCTTCAAAAGAGAGGCGGACTGGGAGCATGAAAAAAGTCTGTATGTCTCTTCAGTCACCAGACACATGAATGAGAGGTCAAGTGCAGCTCCAG ATGTCATGACTGAGCTGCTGAAGCTGATGACAGATGTGGCTGACCAGACACCAGGCGCTATGGGCAAACAGTGGCAGCATCCCTCTGACCTCACACGCAG GAACTACCAAAGACGGTTTGGAAACATGGTGCCAAAAATGTCCCTCCATGAATGGCAGGCCAAGAACTGCACAGCACACAAGCGCTTTGCCAAAGTCCCAAAGATTTTTGAAAGGAGTCCATTTCCCTAA
- the fndc5a gene encoding fibronectin type III domain-containing protein 5, with translation MLRFIQEVNTTTRSCALWDLEEETDYIVHVQSISMSGTSPLSEPLRFRTPKEAETQASKSKDEVTMEEVGQTTQLRAGELIIIVVVLIMWAGVIALFCRQYDIIKDNEPNNNKDKAKNSSECSTPEHPTGGLLRSKFPKNNNNRMPSVNIIEV, from the exons ATGCTGCGGTTCATCCAGGAAGTCAACACCACCACACGCTCCTGTGCATTATGGGACttggaggaagagacagactACATCGTACATGTCCAGTCCATCAGCATGTCTGGGACGAGCCCGCTGAGCGAACCCCTGCGCTTCCGAACGCCGAAGGAGGCCGAGACTCAGGCCTCTAAGAGTAAAG ACGAAGTGACGATGGAGGAAGTGGGCCAGACCACCCAGCTGAGGGCGGGGGAGCTCATCATCATCGTGGTGGTACTTATCATGTGGGCAG GTGTGATCGCTCTCTTCTGTCGCCAGTATGACATAATCAAAGACAACGAgccaaacaacaacaaggacAAAGCCAAAAACTCCTCAGAGTGCAGCACTCCTGAACACCCAACAGGGGGGCTGTTGCGCAGTAAG TTCCCtaagaacaacaacaataggATGCCATCTGTCAACATCATTGAGGTGTGA